Sequence from the Sphingomicrobium clamense genome:
GTTCTCGGTGGTCAAGCCGTCGGCATCGGGCTTCACCGCGAAGAGGGCGAGGCCGTTTTCGGTGCGCGCGGCGGTGAGGATGAGGTCGGCGCTGCCCGCGTGGACGGCGAACTGCTTATTGCCGTTCAAGACGAAGCCGTTGCCGGAGCGTGTCGCGGTCATCGCGATCTTGAACGGATCGTGGTGTGGACCTTCATCGATGGCGAGCGCGGCTACCGTCTTGCCCTCGACGATACCGGCGAAATGCGCGTCGGCATGCGCAGTGCTTTCCAACGCGCGGACGGTGGCGACGGCGGTGGTGAGGAAGGGGGAGGGGGTGAGGTTGCGGCCGATCTCCTCGAGCACCACGTTGGCCTCGACCTGGCCGAGGCCGCTGCCGCCCTGGGCTTCGGGGACCATGATCCCGGTGAGGCCGAGCTTGCCGAATTCTTCCCACAGGCCGTGGCCGAAACCGTCCTTGCACTCGATGTCGCGCCAATGGCGCAGCTGTTTCGTGATCGAGCCTTCGTCGGCCATGAAGGGCCGGACCGTGTCCTGCAGCATGCGCTGGTCGTCGTTCAGTTTGAGCATGGCGCTTAGGCTCCCGGCATCTGGAGGATATGCTTGGCGACGATGCCGAGCTGGATTTCGCTAGTGCCGCCCTCGATCGAGTTGGCCTTGGTGCGCAGCCAGTCGCGGGCCTTGGCGCCGCCGTTGGAGCGCTCGCTTTCCCATTCCAGCGCGTTCGAGCCGCCCAGCGCCATGAGCAGTTCGTGGCGCTTCTTGTTCAGCTCGGTCCCGGCATATTTCATCATCGAAGGCTGGGCGGGGTGCGCTTCGCCGGCCTTCAGCTGGTCGATGAAGGCTTCCATCATTGACTGGTAGGCGAGCGCGTCGACGTCGAAGCGGGCGACGTCGGCGGCGAGTATCGGGTCGTCAATGTCGCCAAGTGCTTCGGAAAGCAGCGAGCTGCCTGCGCCGCCGCCGAGGCCCATGCCGCTGATCATCTCGCGTTCGTGGCCGAGGAGATATTTGGCGACCGTCCAGCCCTTATTCTCCTCGTGGACGAGCTGATCCTTGGGGACCTTCACGTCGTCGAAGAAGGTTTCGCAGAAGGGCGAATAGCCGCTGATCAGCTTGATCGGCTTGGTCGAGACGCCTTCGCTTTCCATGTCGAACAGCAGGAAGCTGATGCCGCCATGCTTGCTCTCGGTCGAGGTGCGCACGAGGCAGAAAATCCAGTCGGCCTCGTCGGCATAGCTGGTCCACACCTTCTGGCCGTTGACGAGATAATGGTCACCCTTGTCCTCGGCCTTGGTTGAGAGGCCGGCGAGGTCGCTGCCCGCGCCGGGCTCGCTATAGCCCTGACACCAGCGGATTTCGCCGCG
This genomic interval carries:
- a CDS encoding acyl-CoA dehydrogenase family protein — encoded protein: MLKLNDDQRMLQDTVRPFMADEGSITKQLRHWRDIECKDGFGHGLWEEFGKLGLTGIMVPEAQGGSGLGQVEANVVLEEIGRNLTPSPFLTTAVATVRALESTAHADAHFAGIVEGKTVAALAIDEGPHHDPFKIAMTATRSGNGFVLNGNKQFAVHAGSADLILTAARTENGLALFAVKPDADGLTTENVTLTDSSKAARLTYDKVEVDADALVGEGDAPLMRALAAGRAGAASELVGVAAGAFEMTNAYLRERKQFDQPIGSFQALQHRAAHLYGEIEIARAATLKAAQLLDEGADRAARAVHVAKAKAGQVARLAVQEAVQMHGGIGMTDEHDIGFYMKRQAVVDELFGSPTYHARMAVSG
- a CDS encoding acyl-CoA dehydrogenase family protein; the protein is MTDLEQFRAETRAWLEANCPAEMRTPMNSEKDICWGGRHFEFQSEAQKQWMEVMGERGWTVPDWPSEYGGGGLSAEETKILKQEMKSLGCRSPLTSFGISMLGPALLQFGTEEQKKRYLPQIARGEIRWCQGYSEPGAGSDLAGLSTKAEDKGDHYLVNGQKVWTSYADEADWIFCLVRTSTESKHGGISFLLFDMESEGVSTKPIKLISGYSPFCETFFDDVKVPKDQLVHEENKGWTVAKYLLGHEREMISGMGLGGGAGSSLLSEALGDIDDPILAADVARFDVDALAYQSMMEAFIDQLKAGEAHPAQPSMMKYAGTELNKKRHELLMALGGSNALEWESERSNGGAKARDWLRTKANSIEGGTSEIQLGIVAKHILQMPGA